From one Lysinibacillus sp. G4S2 genomic stretch:
- a CDS encoding alpha/beta fold hydrolase has protein sequence MSVGVLCIHGFSGGPYEVEPFTTYLRTHTNWLIEEPILSGHGEELQMHGFTAKHWLMDAELAFRALAKKVDEVIVVGFSMGGIIALYLAKRYKVKKLVLLSAAAKYVSPKQLVKDFKMLAAEAYHRNLSNNELFLRYRHKFNNVPLASTIEFMKLVRTVEPYYKDIKIPVYIVQGKLDGVVPYHTAQFLYDKLSSNEKTLYFSDKGKHHICYDEDCSEWFPQVLLFLKGSAK, from the coding sequence ATGTCAGTAGGTGTGTTATGTATACATGGATTTTCAGGCGGACCGTATGAAGTAGAACCTTTTACTACCTATTTACGGACGCATACAAATTGGCTGATTGAAGAGCCTATTTTGTCCGGGCATGGTGAAGAATTACAAATGCATGGCTTCACGGCCAAGCATTGGTTAATGGATGCCGAGCTTGCTTTTCGTGCTCTTGCCAAAAAAGTAGATGAAGTAATAGTAGTTGGGTTTTCAATGGGGGGAATTATAGCGCTATACTTAGCCAAGCGTTATAAAGTGAAAAAGCTTGTGTTACTAAGTGCAGCTGCCAAATATGTAAGTCCTAAGCAACTGGTCAAAGATTTTAAAATGCTTGCCGCTGAGGCGTACCATCGCAATCTGTCTAACAATGAACTGTTTTTGCGATACCGTCATAAGTTTAACAATGTACCTTTAGCGTCAACTATAGAATTCATGAAGCTTGTCCGAACAGTGGAGCCGTATTATAAAGATATCAAAATTCCGGTGTATATTGTACAGGGTAAGTTAGACGGCGTAGTACCTTATCATACTGCTCAATTTCTATATGATAAGTTATCCTCGAACGAAAAAACTTTGTATTTTTCTGATAAAGGGAAGCATCATATATGTTATGATGAAGATTGTTCTGAATGGTTTCCGCAGGTTTTATTGTTTTTAAAGGGCTCCGCAAAGTAG
- a CDS encoding Lmo0850 family protein: MTKEVDLKKIVSNLSKLGVTATVTKSRLELLKVLTPPTQTPQVQA; encoded by the coding sequence ATGACAAAAGAAGTAGATTTGAAAAAGATTGTTTCGAATTTATCTAAGTTGGGTGTAACAGCCACTGTAACAAAGTCTCGACTTGAACTTTTAAAAGTGCTCACACCACCAACACAAACTCCGCAAGTTCAAGCTTAA
- a CDS encoding M15 family metallopeptidase, with protein sequence MKNKRLPLIVGACISVALIVSIFVVYNYKNNQKSKASDEQQPTTEQTEKDSLATEKPEKTTEKPVKPEQQPDENGYLPNQTLPTDPTYINGVLLANKIYPLPSTFAPGENPEARQALDKMLAAAKQQGFDLAAFSGYRSFDYQTKLYNNYVNRDGQAAADRYSARPGYSEHQTGLAFDIGERGKEDLWLTEEFGETPAGQWLMTNAQDFGFILRFPKDKEDITGYMYESWHYRYVGIDKAKEIKKQNITLEEYLGVK encoded by the coding sequence GTGAAAAACAAACGTCTACCACTCATCGTTGGTGCTTGTATTTCAGTGGCGCTAATTGTATCTATTTTTGTAGTTTATAATTATAAAAATAACCAAAAAAGCAAGGCATCAGATGAGCAACAACCTACAACAGAGCAAACTGAAAAAGACTCGCTTGCAACGGAAAAACCGGAAAAAACAACAGAAAAACCTGTAAAACCTGAGCAACAGCCGGATGAGAATGGCTATTTACCAAACCAAACGTTACCAACTGATCCGACATATATTAATGGTGTTTTACTAGCCAATAAAATATATCCACTACCATCTACCTTTGCACCTGGAGAGAATCCAGAGGCACGTCAAGCTCTAGATAAAATGTTGGCTGCAGCAAAACAACAAGGGTTTGATTTAGCGGCATTTAGTGGCTATCGGTCTTTTGATTATCAAACAAAATTATATAATAACTATGTTAACCGTGATGGACAGGCTGCCGCTGATCGCTATAGTGCACGACCAGGATACTCAGAACATCAAACTGGCTTAGCCTTTGATATTGGAGAGCGTGGCAAAGAAGATTTATGGTTGACTGAGGAATTCGGTGAAACGCCAGCTGGTCAATGGCTAATGACGAATGCTCAAGACTTCGGCTTTATTTTACGATTCCCAAAAGATAAAGAGGACATCACGGGTTATATGTATGAGTCATGGCATTACCGTTATGTTGGCATAGACAAGGCAAAAGAAATTAAAAAACAAAATATCACATTAGAAGAATATTTAGGTGTGAAATAA
- the murF gene encoding UDP-N-acetylmuramoyl-tripeptide--D-alanyl-D-alanine ligase, translating to MKKTLKQLATWLNEEGPAFGDTVVSGISIDTRTIQQGDLFVPFRGEQANGHKFVLQAFEKGASASLWQKDEPNPPQGVPLLFVDDPELALQQMARAYRSEHKAKFIGITGSNGKTSTKDILAGTLSPFFKVQKTIGNFNNELGLPITVLQLDEDTDVAVLEMGMSGFGEIEFLTKLARPHMTVITNIGEAHMQDLGSRAGIAKAKFEIIQGMQADGVLFYDGDEPLLQELVAKEQQLNAVAFGLESDNLLYADKIEATADGSSFTTHGVIEGDFFISVLGKHQVKNTLVAMLISQKLGLNDDQIRASLKQVALTDMRMQQVQGTNGALFINDAYNAAPTSVKAAIQFIASTTIRPEKWLVLGDMLELGPNEKRFHESLAEDIHPEEIAYVCLYGPRMAYLNEVLKERFDADHLLYVEDDYTPIIEKLQQANEESIVLLKGSRGMKLETILHAFTS from the coding sequence GTGAAAAAAACATTAAAGCAGTTAGCTACATGGTTAAATGAAGAAGGACCAGCTTTTGGTGATACAGTCGTATCAGGAATTTCCATTGATACACGAACAATTCAACAAGGGGATCTATTCGTTCCATTTCGTGGTGAGCAGGCTAATGGACATAAATTTGTTTTGCAGGCCTTTGAAAAAGGAGCAAGTGCTTCTCTTTGGCAGAAAGATGAACCAAATCCACCGCAGGGTGTACCGCTACTCTTTGTTGATGATCCAGAACTAGCGCTACAGCAAATGGCACGTGCCTATCGTAGTGAGCATAAGGCGAAATTCATTGGCATTACTGGTTCAAATGGTAAAACATCGACGAAAGATATTTTAGCAGGAACGCTTTCGCCATTTTTTAAAGTACAAAAGACAATTGGGAATTTTAATAATGAGTTAGGTTTACCGATTACGGTTTTACAGCTAGATGAAGATACGGATGTTGCCGTTCTTGAAATGGGTATGAGTGGTTTTGGTGAAATTGAATTTTTAACGAAACTTGCTCGTCCACATATGACAGTGATTACGAACATTGGTGAGGCACATATGCAAGATCTAGGTTCGCGTGCAGGAATCGCAAAAGCAAAATTCGAAATCATTCAAGGGATGCAAGCGGATGGAGTACTATTTTATGATGGAGATGAACCATTGCTTCAAGAGTTAGTTGCGAAAGAGCAACAGTTAAATGCAGTGGCATTTGGCTTAGAGAGTGACAACCTATTGTATGCTGACAAAATTGAAGCAACTGCTGATGGTAGTAGCTTCACTACACATGGTGTGATTGAAGGAGATTTCTTTATTTCAGTTCTCGGGAAGCATCAGGTGAAAAATACATTAGTTGCCATGTTAATTTCTCAAAAGCTAGGTTTAAATGATGACCAAATTCGTGCATCCTTAAAACAAGTGGCTCTTACGGATATGCGTATGCAACAAGTACAGGGAACAAATGGCGCATTGTTTATTAATGATGCATACAATGCTGCACCAACCTCTGTTAAGGCTGCTATTCAATTTATAGCATCGACAACGATTCGCCCAGAAAAATGGCTTGTGTTAGGTGACATGCTCGAGCTTGGACCGAATGAAAAGCGCTTTCATGAAAGTTTAGCGGAGGATATTCATCCAGAAGAAATCGCTTATGTATGCTTATATGGTCCACGCATGGCTTATTTAAATGAAGTATTAAAAGAACGTTTTGATGCGGATCATCTGTTATATGTAGAAGATGATTATACGCCAATTATCGAAAAATTACAGCAAGCTAACGAGGAGTCTATCGTTTTACTAAAAGGCTCTCGTGGTATGAAATTAGAAACTATCTTACATGCATTTACGTCATAA
- a CDS encoding MFS transporter yields MKKAILLLMSVQFLVYLGFGIIIPVLPEVVVQQNWDDIHVGGLLTVYSLASFFTAPLWGMLSDKVGRKQLILMGLVGFSLSFIIFSLFIDNLAILYVSRVVGGLFSGALYTAVTGFIADMSSEEDRNKYMGLMGMSIGLGFIFGPAIGGMLGHYSIQLPFVASAILIALLFIYASFVLKEPAKRKDTNKRAIVPKGAGKMLQYRVRYLFVFSFLVTFMLAGVEATFQLFQIERIQITPLQIGYLFMFSGFVDAAIQGGVVRRIKNGSETTWLIGAQIVTAIGMLLFTLTANLFMAGLALCVFTAGNALARTSVVSLSSKESGGQYGTAAGLSYSMDNLGRILGPLFFTWLFTMQPNLGYYTSAAIAVVSISLIYIFKASNKSLRLE; encoded by the coding sequence ATGAAAAAAGCAATTTTATTATTAATGTCTGTTCAATTCCTCGTCTACCTTGGATTTGGGATTATTATACCTGTTTTACCGGAGGTTGTGGTTCAGCAGAATTGGGATGATATACACGTAGGTGGCTTACTTACAGTGTACTCGCTTGCAAGTTTTTTCACTGCACCACTTTGGGGTATGCTGTCCGATAAGGTAGGTCGAAAACAACTTATATTAATGGGCCTGGTTGGTTTTAGCTTAAGCTTTATTATTTTTTCATTATTTATTGATAATCTAGCAATTCTATACGTCTCACGTGTTGTGGGTGGTTTATTCTCTGGCGCACTGTATACAGCTGTAACAGGCTTTATAGCTGATATGTCGAGTGAGGAAGATCGCAATAAATACATGGGTCTCATGGGCATGTCCATCGGGCTTGGTTTTATTTTCGGTCCAGCAATTGGTGGTATGCTCGGACACTATAGTATACAACTGCCATTTGTCGCTTCAGCAATACTAATTGCACTCTTATTTATTTATGCAAGTTTCGTCTTAAAAGAACCCGCTAAACGAAAAGATACAAATAAACGTGCAATTGTACCTAAGGGTGCCGGAAAAATGCTACAGTACCGTGTACGTTATTTATTTGTCTTCTCATTTTTAGTAACTTTTATGCTGGCAGGAGTAGAAGCCACGTTCCAACTGTTCCAAATCGAACGAATTCAAATTACACCATTACAAATCGGTTATTTGTTTATGTTTAGTGGCTTTGTAGATGCAGCTATTCAAGGCGGTGTTGTTAGACGTATTAAAAACGGAAGCGAGACAACTTGGTTAATAGGTGCACAAATTGTCACAGCTATAGGTATGCTTTTATTCACTTTAACAGCTAACTTATTTATGGCTGGTCTTGCTCTTTGTGTCTTTACAGCTGGAAATGCACTTGCAAGAACAAGTGTCGTATCCCTTTCATCTAAAGAATCTGGTGGTCAATACGGGACTGCTGCAGGCCTTTCCTATTCAATGGATAACCTAGGTCGCATTCTCGGTCCTTTATTCTTCACTTGGCTATTTACAATGCAACCTAATTTAGGCTATTATACTTCCGCAGCAATAGCGGTCGTTTCAATAAGTTTAATTTATATTTTTAAAGCTTCAAATAAATCTTTACGACTTGAATAA
- a CDS encoding helix-turn-helix transcriptional regulator, whose protein sequence is MQLHQHSMSETISKRYFQEIDSINQYIGVEEFFNIESKLIFEIYHLESAKAKKSLHELIDILSIRFGKQVIKIVRSYFSVLSSIVARKLLDNQVPSKKAFAFNIACNDMIENQMKDAEFLQFADDLIDFFVYFIADRKQPTFRHQTVNKVIMYINDELENDLTVESIAHNFHISTSHLSRIFREHVGITLVEYLNVRRVEESQYYLRHTNKSITSISDQFHFCNQSYFTRIFKKYTGVTPKHFRDELHHEFYRFEMAESELQNV, encoded by the coding sequence ATGCAACTACATCAACATTCTATGTCAGAAACGATATCAAAAAGATACTTCCAGGAAATCGATAGCATTAACCAATACATCGGAGTAGAAGAATTTTTTAATATTGAGTCGAAATTAATATTTGAAATTTACCATTTAGAATCTGCAAAGGCTAAGAAATCTTTGCATGAATTAATTGATATTCTTTCAATACGTTTTGGCAAACAAGTCATTAAAATTGTTCGAAGTTATTTTTCTGTTTTGTCGTCAATTGTTGCTCGTAAATTGCTAGACAACCAAGTACCTTCGAAGAAAGCGTTTGCTTTTAACATTGCTTGTAATGATATGATTGAAAATCAGATGAAAGACGCAGAATTTTTACAATTTGCTGATGATCTAATTGATTTCTTTGTCTATTTTATTGCAGATCGCAAGCAACCGACTTTCCGCCACCAGACCGTTAATAAAGTGATTATGTATATCAATGATGAATTGGAAAATGACTTAACAGTGGAGAGTATTGCACATAATTTCCATATAAGTACTAGTCACTTATCACGTATTTTTAGAGAACATGTTGGTATTACACTAGTTGAATACTTAAATGTTCGTCGAGTAGAAGAATCTCAATACTATCTAAGGCACACAAATAAAAGTATTACTTCTATTTCAGATCAATTCCATTTCTGTAACCAAAGCTATTTTACCCGTATCTTTAAAAAATATACTGGGGTAACACCCAAACATTTCCGAGACGAGCTTCATCATGAGTTTTATCGTTTTGAGATGGCGGAGTCTGAGCTTCAAAACGTTTAA
- a CDS encoding FtsW/RodA/SpoVE family cell cycle protein, translating into MKNKRNFVSRFDWTLAFILLTFLVISLLAISSAQTSGQYGTNFVPKQLQWYVIGAVIISIVMFFEPDQYKKMSWYMYGFGIALLVLLIFMPEGTGQIGERINSAKSWYHTPLGNIQPSEFMKTFYILALARLISKHHEAHPFKSIKTDFLLLGKIALTLVVPLALILEQPDLGSALVFLAITAALIIVAGVSWKIILPIFVGGAAVGGTLLWMALYMQDFLEQAFGLKPYQFARIYSWLDPYSYSSSEGYHLITSLNAIGSGEIFGKGYKGREVYVAEGHTDFIFTVIGEEWGFIGASFVICMFFLLIYHLTKTTLLLKDPFSTYVCAGIIAMITFHVFENIGMTIQLLPITGIPLPFISYGGSSLMGNALAIGLVFSMRFHYRTYMFTTHDDDD; encoded by the coding sequence ATGAAAAATAAACGAAATTTCGTGAGTCGTTTTGACTGGACGCTCGCTTTTATACTTCTTACCTTCCTAGTCATAAGTTTGTTAGCCATTTCATCGGCGCAAACATCAGGTCAATACGGCACAAACTTTGTCCCTAAACAATTACAATGGTACGTCATTGGCGCGGTTATTATTAGTATTGTTATGTTTTTCGAGCCTGACCAATATAAAAAGATGTCATGGTATATGTACGGTTTTGGCATCGCCTTATTAGTACTACTTATCTTCATGCCAGAAGGAACAGGACAAATCGGTGAACGTATTAATAGTGCAAAAAGCTGGTATCATACACCCCTCGGAAATATACAGCCTTCTGAGTTTATGAAAACCTTTTACATTTTAGCACTTGCTCGGCTTATTAGTAAGCACCACGAAGCCCATCCTTTTAAATCAATAAAAACGGACTTTTTATTGCTAGGCAAAATAGCTCTCACACTGGTGGTACCTTTAGCCCTTATTTTGGAGCAACCTGACCTTGGTTCAGCACTTGTATTCCTTGCCATTACGGCTGCTCTCATCATTGTTGCAGGTGTATCATGGAAAATCATTTTACCAATTTTTGTAGGAGGAGCTGCAGTAGGTGGTACTCTTTTATGGATGGCACTCTATATGCAAGATTTTTTAGAACAAGCATTCGGCTTGAAACCGTATCAGTTTGCTCGAATCTATTCTTGGTTAGATCCCTATTCATATTCTTCTAGTGAGGGATACCATTTAATTACTTCCTTAAATGCCATTGGTTCAGGTGAAATTTTCGGGAAAGGCTACAAAGGTCGTGAAGTTTACGTTGCCGAAGGTCATACCGATTTTATTTTCACAGTTATTGGAGAAGAATGGGGTTTTATTGGCGCTAGTTTCGTTATTTGTATGTTCTTTTTATTAATCTATCATTTAACAAAAACTACACTATTATTGAAAGATCCATTCTCAACCTATGTATGTGCTGGTATTATTGCAATGATTACCTTCCACGTATTCGAAAATATTGGTATGACAATTCAGTTATTACCTATCACTGGTATACCTTTACCGTTTATCAGTTATGGAGGAAGTTCATTGATGGGGAACGCACTCGCCATCGGACTTGTCTTTAGCATGCGCTTCCACTATCGTACTTACATGTTTACTACGCACGATGATGATGATTAA
- the cls gene encoding cardiolipin synthase codes for MSIFTVGYTVPLIMFINILAALVVIFLERKDPTSTWAWILVLFFIPLGGFILYLLLGRQLRKKHLFRWEGRKDIGIDNLISYQKEAIRDDTFDFRIENAENYKEMIYMHLKTNNAVLTQDNHIEIFDDGADKFEQLLKDIEAAKDHIHIQYYIFRLDDLGTRIVDKLTKKAKQGVKVRLLYDEMGSRNVKKRHFKELLNAGGEVEVFFPSILPLLNPRLNFRNHRKIVVIDGRIGYIGGFNVGDEYLGLQKKFGYWRDTHLRIEGSAVHPLQTRFLLDWNQASAQQKMGYSDRYFPAIPKKGDVGLQIVSSGPDSDWEQIKIGYLKLINMAQKYIYIQTPYFIPDVSFLDAIKIATLSGIDVRIMIPNKPDHMFVYWATYSYVGQLLRAGAKVYIYEKGFIHAKAIIIDDEASTVGTANLDVRSFSLNFEVNAFIYDSKISHQLAELFEKDIFDCTELTWEMYQNRSTLIKFKESISRLLTPIL; via the coding sequence ATGAGCATTTTTACAGTCGGATATACAGTACCTTTAATTATGTTTATTAATATTTTAGCTGCGTTGGTAGTAATTTTTTTAGAACGTAAAGATCCCACTTCTACATGGGCATGGATTCTCGTACTATTTTTTATTCCATTAGGTGGGTTTATTTTATACTTGCTGCTCGGACGACAACTACGAAAAAAGCATTTGTTCCGTTGGGAAGGGCGCAAAGATATTGGGATTGATAACCTCATTAGCTATCAGAAAGAAGCAATTCGGGACGATACGTTCGACTTTCGTATCGAAAATGCGGAAAATTATAAAGAAATGATTTATATGCATCTTAAAACAAATAATGCTGTATTAACGCAAGACAACCACATTGAGATTTTTGATGATGGTGCTGATAAATTTGAGCAGCTTCTTAAAGATATTGAAGCAGCAAAAGATCATATTCACATTCAATATTATATTTTCCGTCTAGATGATTTAGGTACACGCATTGTTGATAAACTTACGAAAAAAGCTAAGCAAGGGGTAAAGGTACGACTCTTATATGATGAAATGGGCTCACGGAATGTTAAAAAACGCCATTTCAAGGAATTACTTAATGCAGGTGGTGAAGTTGAAGTATTTTTCCCATCCATTTTGCCACTGCTAAACCCTCGTTTAAATTTTAGAAATCACCGAAAAATCGTTGTTATTGATGGCCGTATTGGCTATATAGGTGGCTTTAATGTTGGGGATGAGTATCTTGGGCTACAGAAGAAGTTTGGCTATTGGAGAGATACACATTTACGTATTGAAGGTAGTGCGGTGCATCCATTACAAACACGTTTTTTACTTGATTGGAATCAAGCATCCGCACAACAGAAAATGGGTTACTCAGACCGTTACTTCCCTGCTATCCCCAAAAAAGGCGATGTGGGATTACAAATCGTTTCAAGTGGACCCGATTCCGACTGGGAACAAATTAAAATTGGCTACTTAAAGCTTATTAATATGGCCCAAAAATACATTTATATCCAAACGCCGTATTTTATACCCGATGTTAGTTTTTTAGATGCCATTAAAATCGCGACGCTATCAGGCATTGATGTAAGAATCATGATTCCAAATAAGCCTGATCATATGTTTGTTTACTGGGCTACATACTCATACGTTGGACAATTATTGCGCGCAGGAGCAAAAGTTTATATTTATGAAAAGGGCTTTATTCATGCTAAAGCGATTATTATTGACGATGAAGCATCTACAGTCGGAACCGCAAACCTTGACGTGCGAAGTTTCAGCTTAAACTTCGAAGTAAATGCCTTTATTTATGACTCAAAGATTTCCCATCAGCTTGCTGAGCTGTTTGAAAAGGATATTTTCGATTGTACTGAATTAACTTGGGAAATGTACCAAAATCGTTCTACACTCATTAAGTTTAAAGAATCAATTTCACGTTTATTAACGCCTATCTTGTAG
- the yidC gene encoding membrane protein insertase YidC translates to MKKLKLFSMLGLVVFVLSGCQAVQDKEGFFYGLFVKPMEFLLEFFSKTIFSGNYGLAIIAITVLVRLILMPIMLKNYRSQQLMKTKMDAFKPEMEAVQKKMKEAKTKEEQMQYQQEMMALYQKHGINPLNMGCLPMLIQMPIIMGLYFSILYSADVKSHEFLWFSLGSPDIAMTIIAGIVYLVQARVSLWTVPEQQKAQMKMFIYISPIMIVFISMSSMAALPLYWSVSGALLILQTYIGRKYYSEHPDKAKS, encoded by the coding sequence ATGAAAAAATTGAAGCTATTTTCAATGCTTGGACTTGTCGTTTTTGTTCTTAGTGGCTGTCAAGCTGTGCAAGACAAAGAAGGTTTTTTCTATGGTCTTTTTGTAAAACCTATGGAATTTTTACTGGAATTTTTCAGTAAAACCATTTTTTCAGGTAACTATGGTTTAGCAATCATCGCTATTACGGTCCTTGTTCGTTTAATTTTAATGCCGATTATGTTGAAAAATTATCGTTCGCAACAATTGATGAAAACGAAGATGGATGCGTTTAAGCCTGAAATGGAAGCTGTCCAGAAAAAAATGAAGGAAGCAAAGACAAAAGAAGAACAAATGCAGTATCAGCAAGAAATGATGGCATTATATCAAAAACATGGCATCAATCCACTCAATATGGGTTGTTTACCAATGTTAATTCAAATGCCTATTATCATGGGTCTTTATTTCTCTATTTTATATTCTGCAGATGTGAAATCGCATGAGTTTTTATGGTTTAGCTTAGGTTCACCTGATATCGCTATGACAATTATCGCGGGTATTGTATATTTAGTTCAAGCACGTGTGTCATTATGGACAGTCCCTGAGCAACAAAAAGCACAAATGAAAATGTTTATTTATATTTCACCAATTATGATCGTCTTTATCTCGATGTCATCGATGGCGGCTTTACCACTTTACTGGTCTGTCAGCGGTGCACTATTGATTCTTCAAACGTATATCGGTCGAAAATACTATTCGGAGCATCCGGATAAAGCAAAATCATAA
- a CDS encoding YwqG family protein, whose translation MNKTTNLLLPKELESFRFEIEDTLLSAMIITPYKRLTTLTESKFAGEPYLPYYRTYPKDITGESMRLLAQINFAEMPPLKDFPSQGILQFFISSNIFVNADHYHEDIFQQFYKIRYYPTVNSEATVPRLEFLTQAADDWFPIHQELALQFQPIQEPVSALDYRAIHYLPNLIPLPEDVDLQEIYLQHFLGAGAKIGGYAYFLEEDIRHQSQLLQRYDVLLLQIDSHDEIGIMWADSGVGKFFINRDKLLQRDFSDILFQWEHY comes from the coding sequence ATGAACAAAACAACAAATCTTTTACTTCCAAAAGAGCTAGAATCGTTTCGTTTTGAAATTGAAGATACACTTCTTTCAGCGATGATAATCACTCCCTACAAACGTTTAACTACGTTAACGGAAAGTAAATTTGCTGGGGAACCTTATTTACCCTATTACCGGACATATCCGAAAGATATCACAGGTGAGTCTATGCGGCTATTAGCTCAAATTAACTTTGCAGAAATGCCACCATTAAAAGATTTCCCATCTCAGGGTATTCTGCAATTTTTTATTTCATCCAATATTTTCGTGAATGCTGATCATTATCATGAGGATATTTTCCAGCAATTTTATAAAATACGATATTACCCTACCGTAAATTCCGAAGCGACAGTTCCAAGACTGGAGTTTTTAACACAAGCAGCAGATGATTGGTTCCCTATTCATCAGGAGTTAGCATTACAATTCCAGCCTATCCAAGAACCTGTTTCTGCTTTAGATTATCGTGCAATACACTATTTACCAAACTTAATTCCTTTACCAGAAGATGTTGATTTACAGGAGATTTATCTACAACATTTTTTAGGGGCTGGAGCTAAAATTGGTGGCTATGCCTATTTTTTAGAGGAGGATATTCGTCACCAATCACAGCTCCTCCAACGATATGATGTGCTGTTGCTCCAAATCGATTCTCATGACGAAATCGGTATTATGTGGGCAGATAGCGGGGTTGGTAAATTTTTCATCAATCGTGATAAGTTACTTCAAAGAGATTTTTCTGATATTTTATTTCAATGGGAGCATTATTAA
- a CDS encoding D-alanine--D-alanine ligase — translation MKKRIGLLYGGKSAEHEVSLSTARAVTGALNFEEYEVYPIFITLEGEWRRGERLTKPASTIEELQFGNDTAVLENNITDFLIDNDGKAIQFDVIFPLLHGTNGEDGTVQGLLEVLNLPYVGNGVLASSAGMDKVIMKQLFEIAGLPQVPYTYFIRSDWANEQEAIIARCEEKLEWPMFVKPANLGSSVGISKATNRDELVKAIEIALQYDRKIVVEQGIIAREIELAVLGNDFPEVSVPGEIKPVTEFYDYDSKYKDGSTALIIPAELSNATVSSLQDLAKRAFKAIDGSGLVRADFFVTADNSIYINEVNTMPGFTPVSMYPLLWQHTNVSYPELINRLITLAIERFEEKQQLHYKKD, via the coding sequence ATGAAAAAAAGAATCGGTTTATTATACGGCGGAAAGTCAGCAGAGCATGAGGTGTCATTGTCAACGGCACGTGCAGTAACTGGAGCTTTGAATTTCGAGGAGTATGAAGTATATCCGATTTTCATTACACTTGAAGGGGAATGGCGCCGTGGTGAGCGTCTAACAAAACCTGCAAGTACAATTGAAGAACTACAATTTGGTAACGATACCGCCGTTTTAGAAAATAATATTACAGACTTTTTAATCGATAATGATGGTAAAGCTATACAATTTGATGTAATTTTCCCATTACTTCATGGGACAAATGGGGAAGATGGAACTGTGCAAGGTTTACTAGAAGTTCTAAATTTGCCGTATGTAGGAAATGGTGTGTTAGCATCATCAGCTGGCATGGATAAAGTAATTATGAAGCAATTATTTGAAATTGCCGGCTTACCGCAAGTGCCATATACGTACTTCATTCGTAGTGACTGGGCTAATGAACAGGAGGCTATCATTGCTCGTTGTGAAGAGAAATTAGAATGGCCGATGTTTGTGAAACCTGCAAACTTAGGATCGAGTGTCGGAATTAGCAAGGCAACAAATCGCGATGAATTAGTGAAGGCTATTGAAATAGCTTTACAGTATGATCGTAAAATTGTAGTTGAACAAGGTATTATAGCTCGTGAAATTGAACTCGCTGTGCTAGGAAACGACTTCCCAGAAGTTTCTGTACCTGGTGAAATTAAACCAGTAACTGAGTTTTATGATTATGACTCTAAATATAAAGATGGCTCAACAGCTCTTATTATTCCAGCAGAGCTTTCTAATGCCACAGTATCAAGCTTACAGGACCTAGCAAAGCGTGCGTTTAAAGCTATTGATGGAAGCGGTTTAGTTCGTGCGGACTTTTTTGTGACGGCTGATAATAGCATTTATATTAATGAAGTGAATACAATGCCAGGTTTTACACCTGTTAGTATGTATCCGCTTCTATGGCAACATACAAATGTAAGCTATCCAGAGCTTATTAATCGTCTGATTACATTAGCAATTGAGCGTTTTGAAGAAAAACAACAGCTTCACTATAAAAAAGACTGA